A genomic window from Schistocerca serialis cubense isolate TAMUIC-IGC-003099 chromosome 4, iqSchSeri2.2, whole genome shotgun sequence includes:
- the LOC126474656 gene encoding serine/arginine repetitive matrix protein 3-like, with product MGRPVSAAALREGRPSRAAARSRFGTLAPCGQDAAPGDSGQRTGQQRRAPVTVHRAEVTEESGLPHKSGGPATSMPLTTAIQKAPRERNVHPQCPRVSGARASGEVRRLCRRCRRRRRRPAPLDWVTSAKAAAPQEATAAAAAGSCHRRASAGAVFQPTGIPTLMTSPGSPRRPRVRGRAAPGDAAGPARRVSLRASAGAAGPSKLDAIMLGSLAQRGPTPLARGRTGSRPDRQTASHAATAASASAAPARPTAGSSRRLRSTSLTVRSTRSTF from the exons ATGGGACGGCCCGTGTCAGCAGCTGCGTTGCGTGAAGGTCGGCCGTCGCGCGCCGCTGCGCGCAGCCGCTTCGGCACCTTGGCGCCCTGCGGCCAGGACGCCGCGCCGGGGGACAGCGGACAGCGGACAGGGCAGCAGCGCCGCGCGCCCGTCACGGTTCACCGTGCGGAGGTCACTGAGGAGAGCGGACTGCCGCACAAGTCCGGCGGACCCGCTACTTCGATGCCACTCACGACTG CGATCCAGAAGGCGCCACGTGAGCGTAACGTGCACCCGCAGTGCCCACGTGTAAGTGGGGCACGAGCTTCCGGTGAGGTGCGGCGCCTCtgtcgccgctgccgccgccgccgccgccgcccggcgcCCCTGGACTGGGTGACGTCAGCCAAGGCCGCGGCGCCACAAgaagcgacggcggcggcggcggccgggtccTGTCACAGGCGAGCGAGCGCCGGCGCGGTTTTTCAGCCGACGGGCATTCCTACCCTAATGACGTCCCCCG GCAGCCCGCGCCGCCCACGTGTTCGTGGAAGAGCCGCGCCGGGCGACGCAGCAGGGCCGGCGCGGCGCGTGTCGCTGCGTGCATCCGCCGGCGCTGCGGGCCCTTCCAAATTGGACGCCATTATGCTCGGCTCGTTAGCGCAGCGCGGCCCAACGCCGCTAGCGCGGGGGCGAACAGGTAGTCGGCCGGACCGCCAGACCGCCTCCCACGCCGCCacggccgcctccgcctccgcagcGCCAGCCAGGCCCACAGCGGGCTCTTCTCGTCGCCTCCGATCGACTTCGCTTACAGTCCGTTCCACACGAAGCACTTTCTAG